One part of the Sciurus carolinensis chromosome 4, mSciCar1.2, whole genome shotgun sequence genome encodes these proteins:
- the LOC124983765 gene encoding keratin, type II cytoskeletal 5-like: protein MTQRSSITIKSGGTRNFSASSASLLPAGCRPSFSSVSMSQSGKSFGGGFGGGFGGGFGTRSLHSFGGSKRISISGGYRSSRSGFGGNSCGLGVGGLGYRMGGGFGGYGMGGGMMAGAGGIHEVTVNQSLLTPLHLEIDPSLQRVRKEEREQIKTLNNKFASFIDKVRFLEQQNKVLETKWSLLQDHKTTRANIEPMFEAYINNLRRQLDCLGGERGRLEMELKSMQDVVEDFKNKYEEEINRRTAAENEFVVLKKDVDAAYMNKVELEAKVDALMDEINFLRAFFEAELAQLQAQISETSVVLSMDNNRSLNLDSIIAEVKAQYEDIANRSRAEAESWYQTKYEELQRSAGRHGDDLRTTKMEISELNRAMQRLRSEIDNLKKQCATLQAAIADAEQRGELALKDAKSKLAELEDALQKAKQDMARQLREYQELMNVKLALDIEIATYRKLLEGEECRLTGEGVGSVNISVVSSSGGSGYSGGGGLCIGGGGYSSSLSYGGSGGSSGFSSTSGRSVGGSSSSMRIISKTSSSSSTKKSYRS from the exons ATGACCCAACGGTCTTCTATCACCATCAAATCTGGGGGCACCCGGAACTTCAGTGCTTCCTCAGCCAGCCTCCTCCCGGCGGGCTGCCGGCCCAGCTTCAGCTCTGTCTCCATGTCCCAGAGCGGGAAGAGTTTCGGGGGCGGCTTTGGGGGTGGCTTTGGGGGTGGCTTCGGGACGAGGAGCCTACACAGCTTTGGGGGAAGCAAGAGAATTTCCATCAGCGGGGGCTACCGCTCCAGCCGCAGCGGCTTTGGGGGTAATAGCTGTGGGCTGGGTGTCGGCGGCCTAGGGTACAGAATGGGGGGAGGCTTCGGTGGGTATGGAATGGGAGGTGGGATGATGGCTGGAGCTGGGGGCATCCACGAAGTCACCGTCAACCAGAGTCTTCTGACCCCCCTGCACCTGGAGATCGATCCCTCCCTCCAGCGGGTGCGCAAGGAGGAGCGGGAGCAGATCAAGACCCTCAACAACAAGTTCGCCTCCTTCATCGACAAG GTGCGCTTCCTGGAGCAGCAGAACAAAGTCCTGGAAACCAAATGGAGCCTCCTGCAAGACCACAAGACCACCAGGGCTAATATTGAACCCATGTTTGAAGCCTACATCAACAACCTGAGGCGGCAGCTGGACTGCCTGGGAGGAGAGCGGGGGAGGCTAGAGATGGAGCTGAAGAGCATGCAGGACGTGGTGGAGGACTTCAAGAACAA GTATGAGGAGGAAATCAACAGGCGAACGGCAGCAGAGAATGAGTTTGTGGTGCTCAAGAAG GATGTGGACGCTGCCTACATGAACAAGGTGGAGCTGGAGGCCAAGGTGGATGCCCTGATGGATGAGATCAACTTCCTGAGGGCTTTCTTCGAGGCG GAGCTGGCTCAGCTTCAGGCTCAGATCTCTGAGACCTCTGTGGTCTTGTCCATGGACAACAACCGCAGCCTGAACCTGGACAGCATCATCGCCGAGGTCAAGGCCCAGTATGAGGACATTGCCAACCGCAGTCGGGCAGAGGCGGAATCCTGGTACCAAACCAAG TATGAGGAGCTGCAGCGGTCCGCCGGCCGGCACGGGGATGACCTCCGCACCACCAAGATGGAGATCTCTGAGCTGAACCGGGCCATGCAGCGGCTGCGCTCAGAGATTGATAACTTGAAGAAACAG TGCGCCACACTCCAGGCCGCCATTGCCGATGCGGAGCAGCGTGGGGAGCTGGCCCTCAAGGATGCCAAGAGCAAGCTGGCAGAGCTGGAGGACGCCCTGCAGAAGGCCAAGCAGGACATGGCCAGGCAGCTCCGAGAATACCAGGAGCTCATGAACGTCAAGCTGGCCCTGGACATCGAGATCGCCACCTACCGCAAGCTGCTGGAGGGCGAGGAGTGCAG ACTTACCGGAGAAGGCGTCGGATCTGTGAACATCT CTGTGGTCTCTTCCTCTGGAGGCTCAGGCTACAGTGGGGGCGGCGGCCTGTGCATAGGCGGGGGCGGCTACAGCAGCAGCCTTAGCTACGGTGGCAGTGGCGGGAGCAGCGGCTTCAGCTCCACCAGCGGCCGCAGCGTCGGTGGCAGCAGCTCCAGCATGCGCATCATCTCCAAGACGTCATCTTCGTCATCCACCAAGAAGAGTTACAGGAGCTAA